One genomic region from Mesorhizobium terrae encodes:
- a CDS encoding GMC family oxidoreductase, with translation MPHAESYDYVIVGAGSAGCVLADRLSTDPRCSVLLLEAGGWDRDPMIHIPLGWGKILTERRHDWMYFCEPEDNVGGRRVECARGKVIGGSSSTNAMAYVRGNRGDYDRWASSGLSDWSYDKVLPYFRKQERWEGGEDRFRGGSGPLNTQFCRYKDTLIDAFAQASVQAGYAQTDDYNGERQEGFGRLQMTISKGRRSSTASAYLRPAMKRPNLTVLTGAMATKIVLEGTRAAGVTINHQGRERTVVARREVLLSGGVINTPQLLMLSGIGAPDELAAHGIQTRVNLPAVGKNLQDHVSVILMYRRKTPGPFLRNMRADRIGLDFAKTYLTGQGFSADVPGGVVAFLKSGPERPLPDVQLLFTAAPLAAWPYFKPFKAPFADGFATRIVATQPESRGTVKLASADPSAAPLIHQNFLASPKDWQSLRAGFRVARDLAAQPSMQPFIEAEFFPGPKCQSDDEIDEHIRKTSITVHHPAGTCRMGADAASVVDPELRLRGVSGLRVVDASVMPDLVCGNINAAVIMIAEKAADLIAASKATTESRAA, from the coding sequence ATGCCGCACGCGGAAAGCTACGATTACGTTATCGTTGGGGCCGGATCGGCCGGTTGCGTGCTCGCCGACCGGTTGAGCACCGACCCGCGATGTTCGGTGTTGCTGCTCGAGGCCGGCGGCTGGGATCGCGACCCGATGATCCACATCCCGCTTGGATGGGGCAAGATCTTGACCGAGCGCCGCCATGACTGGATGTATTTCTGCGAACCGGAGGACAATGTCGGCGGACGCAGGGTTGAGTGCGCGCGCGGCAAGGTCATTGGCGGGTCGTCGTCGACCAACGCCATGGCCTATGTGCGTGGCAATAGAGGCGACTACGACCGATGGGCTTCTAGCGGGCTCAGCGACTGGTCATACGATAAAGTCCTGCCATATTTCCGGAAGCAGGAACGTTGGGAAGGTGGCGAGGACCGCTTTCGTGGTGGCTCAGGCCCGCTCAACACCCAGTTCTGCCGCTACAAGGACACGCTGATCGACGCCTTTGCGCAAGCCAGTGTGCAGGCAGGCTATGCCCAGACCGACGACTACAATGGCGAGCGGCAGGAAGGTTTCGGCCGCCTCCAGATGACCATCTCGAAAGGTCGACGCAGCTCGACTGCTTCCGCCTATCTGAGGCCGGCCATGAAGCGGCCGAATCTGACCGTGCTGACCGGAGCGATGGCGACGAAGATCGTCCTCGAAGGCACGCGTGCCGCCGGGGTGACGATCAATCATCAGGGCCGCGAACGGACGGTCGTCGCCCGCAGGGAAGTCCTGCTCTCGGGCGGCGTGATCAACACGCCGCAACTGTTGATGCTGTCTGGCATCGGGGCACCGGACGAGCTGGCGGCGCATGGTATCCAGACACGGGTCAATCTGCCGGCAGTCGGCAAGAACCTGCAGGATCACGTCTCGGTCATTCTGATGTACCGGCGCAAGACACCGGGTCCGTTCCTGCGCAACATGCGCGCGGACCGGATCGGGCTGGATTTCGCCAAGACCTATCTCACCGGCCAAGGCTTTTCGGCAGATGTGCCCGGCGGGGTCGTTGCATTCCTGAAAAGCGGTCCCGAGCGGCCGCTGCCGGACGTCCAACTGCTGTTCACGGCGGCTCCGCTCGCCGCTTGGCCGTATTTCAAGCCGTTCAAAGCGCCGTTCGCCGATGGTTTCGCGACGCGGATCGTGGCGACGCAGCCAGAGAGCCGGGGGACGGTGAAGCTGGCCTCGGCCGACCCTTCCGCCGCGCCGCTGATCCACCAGAACTTCCTCGCCTCGCCGAAGGACTGGCAATCGCTGCGCGCCGGCTTCCGGGTGGCAAGGGACCTTGCGGCCCAGCCCTCCATGCAGCCCTTCATCGAGGCGGAGTTCTTCCCCGGTCCCAAGTGCCAGAGCGACGACGAGATCGACGAGCACATCCGCAAGACCTCCATCACCGTGCATCATCCGGCCGGCACTTGCCGGATGGGCGCCGACGCAGCCTCGGTGGTCGACCCCGAACTGCGTCTTCGCGGCGTCAGCGGCCTTCGCGTGGTGGACGCCTCCGTCATGCCCGACCTGGTCTGCGGAAACATCAATGCGGCGGTCATCATGATTGCCGAGAAAGCCGCGGACCTCATCGCGGCATCAAAAGCAACAACGGAAAGCAGGGCAGCGTGA
- a CDS encoding putative B6 ABC transporter permease subunit 1 has translation MTGLFSEVFLSALLFGAITAAIPLLLAGLGEQMSEKAGVLNIGIEGMMLAGAYLGFVGAFYSGSLWLGFLTGIAGGVAVALIMALLCVRIGLNQIVIGIALTLGLEGLTALLHHFQFSRSYPRLPAPNATVIPLLSDIPVIGPAFFKHHLIVYLAVALVFGMGYLYRRTQLGLNLQAAGDKPAALDVAGIDVIRTRTIAVLSTGALAGLGGAYLANVGAGLFIPFITNGAGFLGIVLAMLARGRPIWVLFGALLFGVCLSLTTAMQVAGINIPTDIIQMLPFLAVMIMLVLFGRRASLPAALGIPYERGAR, from the coding sequence ATGACCGGGCTCTTCAGCGAAGTCTTTCTCAGCGCGCTTCTGTTTGGCGCGATCACCGCGGCGATCCCGCTTTTGCTCGCCGGGCTTGGCGAGCAGATGTCGGAAAAGGCCGGCGTGCTCAACATCGGCATCGAAGGCATGATGCTGGCCGGCGCCTATCTCGGTTTCGTCGGCGCCTTCTATTCCGGTTCTTTGTGGCTGGGTTTCCTCACCGGCATCGCCGGCGGCGTTGCGGTGGCGTTGATCATGGCACTCCTGTGCGTGCGCATCGGACTGAACCAGATCGTCATCGGCATCGCGCTGACACTAGGCCTCGAAGGCCTGACGGCGCTTCTCCATCACTTCCAGTTCTCGCGCAGCTACCCGCGCCTGCCGGCGCCGAACGCCACCGTCATCCCGCTGCTGTCGGACATTCCGGTAATCGGGCCGGCCTTCTTCAAGCATCATCTGATCGTCTATCTGGCGGTCGCGCTGGTGTTCGGCATGGGCTACCTCTACCGGCGCACGCAGCTCGGCCTCAATTTGCAGGCCGCCGGCGACAAGCCGGCCGCGCTCGACGTCGCCGGCATCGATGTCATCCGAACCCGCACCATCGCCGTGCTGTCAACCGGCGCGTTGGCAGGGCTCGGCGGCGCCTATCTCGCCAATGTCGGGGCAGGTCTGTTCATTCCGTTCATCACCAACGGCGCCGGCTTCCTCGGCATCGTGCTGGCCATGCTTGCGCGTGGCCGGCCGATCTGGGTGCTGTTCGGCGCTCTTCTGTTCGGCGTCTGTTTGTCTTTGACCACCGCCATGCAGGTGGCGGGCATCAACATACCGACCGACATCATCCAGATGCTGCCGTTCCTGGCGGTGATGATCATGCTGGTGCTGTTCGGACGGCGGGCCAGCCTGCCGGCCGCGCTTGGTATTCCCTACGAGCGCGGCGCGCGCTGA
- a CDS encoding ABC transporter permease — protein sequence MSEQPISSVSEPRLTSSFAAATSSWLPSVILLLVTIVAWEAAVRIFAISTFIIPAPSQIAQSLVAQWGTLMQATLVTAAEILLGFVVSVVVGVAIALVIVRFDWLGRALYPLVVLFQNVPKVALAPIFILWFGYGLAPKIGLILVIAFFPVTLSMLAGLQSVDRSLLSLMNSVGASRTQILFKIRVPHSLPNLMAGTKIAATLSVIGAIVGEFAGASDGLGYVIQFASTQLDTPLVFAALLLVSVLGIAFYYAAEILERIVVPWAPKFSHA from the coding sequence GTGAGCGAGCAACCCATCAGCAGTGTTTCCGAGCCTCGGCTGACCTCCAGTTTCGCCGCCGCGACAAGCAGCTGGCTGCCGTCGGTCATTCTGCTGTTAGTCACGATCGTGGCCTGGGAAGCCGCGGTGCGGATCTTTGCCATATCGACCTTCATCATTCCGGCCCCATCGCAGATCGCACAATCGCTGGTCGCGCAATGGGGAACGCTGATGCAGGCCACGCTGGTGACGGCGGCCGAGATCCTGCTCGGCTTTGTTGTCTCGGTCGTCGTCGGCGTTGCCATTGCGCTCGTCATCGTGCGTTTCGACTGGCTCGGCCGGGCGCTCTATCCCCTGGTGGTGCTGTTCCAGAACGTGCCCAAGGTGGCGCTGGCACCGATCTTCATTCTGTGGTTCGGCTATGGGCTCGCACCCAAGATCGGCCTGATCCTGGTCATCGCCTTCTTCCCGGTGACGTTGTCGATGCTGGCGGGCTTGCAGTCGGTGGACCGCTCGCTGCTGTCGTTGATGAATTCGGTTGGCGCTAGCCGCACGCAGATCCTGTTCAAGATCCGGGTTCCACACTCGCTGCCGAACCTGATGGCGGGAACCAAGATCGCGGCCACGCTGAGCGTCATCGGCGCCATCGTCGGTGAATTCGCCGGCGCCTCGGATGGGCTGGGCTACGTCATCCAGTTCGCCTCGACCCAGCTCGACACCCCATTGGTCTTCGCGGCGCTGCTGCTCGTCTCCGTGCTCGGCATCGCCTTCTATTACGCGGCCGAGATTCTCGAACGCATCGTGGTGCCATGGGCACCCAAATTCAGCCACGCCTAG
- a CDS encoding putative B6 ABC transporter permease subunit 2 produces MSIDTAPTVSATALDAASSVATRRDILRRLVMTLGPILAALVIAGCILLAVGVDPLAYYGYVLEKGLFSPLGIQQTLTRMAPLLFLAAGLIVAFRAGMWNLGGDGQFLLGAVTAAACAPVFVQIMPAWLALFCAFVVATVAAMIWSLVPALLRAYQGVNEIITTLMMTFLGTSLANVLVKLVFRDPGTTVPQTRTLPVEDRLPRLLDTTVTSGLLFGLAAIIIVHLVMTRTAFGLKLRIVGANPRAAIHAGLAVPGLTIAVFAISAGLAGLAGAVDIIGVQGNVRADWNPAYGLAVIPAVFLARMNGFAAIGFVFLLSVLSIGGESAARRLGVPNHFTLVLVSIVLIVLALAEYVDHRYNQSRKA; encoded by the coding sequence ATGAGCATCGACACCGCCCCCACCGTCAGCGCCACCGCACTCGATGCCGCCAGCAGCGTCGCCACGCGCCGCGACATCCTGCGCAGGCTGGTCATGACACTTGGCCCGATCCTCGCCGCTCTCGTCATCGCCGGCTGCATCCTGCTTGCCGTCGGCGTCGATCCACTCGCCTATTATGGCTACGTGCTGGAGAAAGGGCTGTTCTCGCCGCTCGGCATCCAGCAAACGCTGACGCGCATGGCGCCGCTTCTGTTCCTTGCCGCCGGCCTGATCGTGGCTTTTCGCGCTGGCATGTGGAACCTCGGTGGCGACGGCCAGTTCCTGCTCGGCGCGGTCACGGCGGCGGCTTGTGCCCCCGTGTTCGTGCAGATCATGCCGGCCTGGCTGGCATTGTTCTGCGCATTCGTCGTCGCCACGGTTGCCGCCATGATCTGGTCGCTGGTGCCGGCGCTGCTGCGCGCCTATCAGGGCGTCAACGAGATCATCACCACGCTGATGATGACGTTCCTCGGCACCTCGCTCGCCAATGTGCTGGTCAAGCTGGTGTTCCGCGATCCCGGCACGACCGTGCCGCAGACTCGCACCTTGCCGGTGGAAGACAGGCTGCCGCGCCTGCTCGATACGACCGTCACCAGCGGACTGCTGTTCGGTCTGGCGGCGATCATCATCGTGCATCTTGTGATGACCAGGACGGCATTCGGACTGAAATTGAGGATCGTCGGAGCCAATCCGCGCGCGGCTATCCATGCCGGCTTGGCCGTGCCCGGCCTGACCATCGCCGTCTTCGCCATTTCAGCCGGGCTCGCGGGCCTTGCCGGCGCTGTCGACATCATCGGCGTGCAGGGCAATGTCCGCGCCGACTGGAACCCCGCCTATGGGCTGGCGGTCATCCCCGCCGTGTTCCTCGCCCGCATGAACGGCTTCGCCGCAATTGGCTTCGTGTTCCTGCTTTCGGTGCTGTCGATCGGCGGCGAGAGCGCGGCGCGGCGCCTTGGCGTGCCCAATCATTTCACGCTCGTGCTGGTCTCCATCGTGCTGATCGTGCTCGCACTCGCCGAATATGTCGACCACCGCTACAACCAGTCGAGAAAGGCCTGA
- a CDS encoding putative B6 ABC transporter ATP-binding protein codes for MSNPSSSPVDRRDIVALEGVTKRFPGIVANDSIDLSIRPGEVHVLLGENGAGKSTLIGMLSGLQQPDEGRILVDGKPTPITSPRRALALGIGTVFQHMMLVPTLTVAENLLLGGPWWQRPRTEELEARVAEITESLGIVVKLHAKVSELSLGEQQQVEILRAMVRNSRVLILDESTSMLTPKGIDELGALMRRLVGQGLAIVFITHKLKEAAAFGDRISVLKLGRKVGEIPPERFRALGEQEIISEIVELMFGKQKDDPEAAELPVHVVHAEAAPLLQVTDLEVASTDNAPSLSSISFDIRPGEILGIAGIDGNGQKQLAEALSGQRAANSGSVRLEGIAIEALSVGERSQLGLRYLTDDRLGEGTVGTFPVSINFFLKQVGAAPFWRNGVEQRAEIDRRAAELTREYDVRTPSLKTPVARLSGGNIQKVLLARELAEGAKVVIFNKPTYGLDLANTLASRQRIRETAARGIAVLLISTDLEELLSMCNRIAVMANGSLVGTVANADDARTKVGRLMIGLAA; via the coding sequence ATGAGCAATCCTTCTTCATCGCCCGTTGACAGGCGCGACATCGTCGCACTCGAAGGCGTGACCAAACGCTTTCCCGGCATCGTTGCCAATGACAGCATCGACCTGTCGATCCGGCCGGGCGAAGTGCATGTGCTACTCGGCGAGAACGGGGCGGGAAAATCCACCTTGATCGGCATGCTGTCCGGCCTGCAGCAGCCGGATGAAGGACGCATTCTGGTTGACGGCAAGCCGACGCCGATCACCTCGCCGCGCCGGGCACTGGCGCTCGGTATCGGAACGGTCTTCCAGCACATGATGCTGGTGCCGACGCTGACCGTGGCTGAAAACCTGTTGCTCGGCGGCCCCTGGTGGCAGCGCCCCAGGACCGAGGAGCTTGAGGCACGCGTCGCCGAGATCACCGAAAGCCTCGGCATCGTGGTGAAGTTGCATGCCAAGGTTTCGGAGCTTTCGCTCGGCGAGCAGCAGCAGGTCGAGATCCTGCGCGCCATGGTGCGCAACAGCCGGGTGCTGATCCTCGACGAATCCACCTCGATGCTGACGCCGAAGGGCATTGACGAACTTGGCGCGCTGATGCGCCGCCTCGTTGGGCAAGGTCTGGCGATCGTCTTCATCACCCACAAGCTCAAGGAAGCGGCCGCTTTCGGTGACCGCATCTCGGTGCTGAAGCTCGGCCGCAAGGTCGGTGAGATTCCACCCGAGCGTTTTCGCGCGCTCGGCGAACAGGAGATCATCTCCGAGATCGTGGAGTTGATGTTCGGCAAGCAAAAGGACGATCCGGAAGCGGCCGAGCTTCCCGTTCACGTCGTCCACGCCGAAGCCGCTCCACTGCTTCAGGTCACCGATCTGGAGGTAGCTTCCACCGACAACGCGCCCAGCCTGTCGTCGATCTCCTTCGACATTCGTCCGGGCGAGATACTTGGTATCGCCGGCATCGATGGCAACGGCCAGAAACAACTGGCGGAGGCATTGTCTGGCCAGCGCGCGGCGAACAGCGGTTCGGTACGGCTCGAGGGGATCGCGATCGAGGCGCTGAGCGTCGGCGAACGCAGCCAGCTCGGTCTTCGCTACCTGACGGACGATCGGCTGGGCGAAGGCACGGTCGGCACTTTCCCGGTCTCGATCAACTTCTTCCTCAAGCAGGTCGGCGCAGCGCCGTTCTGGCGCAACGGCGTCGAACAGCGCGCCGAGATCGACAGGCGCGCCGCTGAGCTCACGCGCGAATACGATGTGCGCACGCCAAGCCTGAAGACGCCCGTTGCGCGGCTCTCGGGAGGCAACATCCAGAAGGTACTTTTGGCCCGTGAACTGGCCGAAGGCGCGAAGGTGGTGATCTTCAATAAGCCCACCTACGGGCTCGACCTCGCCAACACGCTGGCATCGCGGCAACGCATCCGCGAGACCGCCGCGCGCGGTATCGCCGTGCTGCTGATCTCCACCGATCTCGAGGAGTTGCTCAGCATGTGCAACCGCATCGCCGTCATGGCCAACGGATCGCTGGTCGGCACGGTCGCGAATGCCGACGATGCCCGTACCAAGGTCGGCCGCCTGATGATCGGACTAGCCGCATGA
- a CDS encoding putative B6 ABC transporter substrate-binding protein, with product MIKLLKSSVSAIILSGVLLGGAFAGEVKSIAILTPEEGTDYGWNQQGIDAAKAAGKAAGIEVVVAQGLGYGDVRPTLRELASDGASLLIAHASGYNTSAPEIAKETKVPVAIVDTPNGLEKGLVADYTLSGHEGAYLAGRLAAKMSRSKSVGIVVSGEPPSWNSQSAAFAQGVKAESKDVKITYAVIGPAAYSDAAGGKRVAESVIASGADIIFGQGNGSSFGMLQAVETTKAADGGKVYFIDVIGDKSPIDKGFLLSSVVWNIEPVYAAMIADLKADTFGTKHYGIGLKDDSVKLLKTAAIPDKVWSEIQAVREDVISGKIKVEPVYDAAAVRALMTSVAK from the coding sequence ATGATAAAGCTCCTTAAAAGCAGTGTAAGTGCAATTATACTGAGCGGCGTCTTGCTCGGCGGCGCGTTCGCCGGAGAAGTCAAGTCGATCGCCATCCTGACGCCTGAAGAAGGCACGGACTATGGCTGGAACCAGCAAGGCATCGACGCTGCCAAGGCGGCCGGCAAGGCAGCCGGCATCGAAGTGGTCGTCGCCCAGGGCCTCGGCTATGGCGACGTTCGTCCGACGCTGCGGGAACTCGCTTCCGACGGCGCCAGCCTGCTGATCGCGCACGCCAGCGGCTACAACACCTCGGCGCCTGAAATCGCCAAGGAAACGAAGGTTCCGGTGGCGATCGTGGACACGCCGAACGGGTTGGAGAAAGGCCTCGTCGCCGACTACACGCTGAGCGGTCACGAAGGTGCCTATCTCGCCGGTCGTCTCGCCGCCAAGATGTCGCGCTCGAAGTCGGTCGGCATCGTGGTCTCCGGCGAACCTCCGTCATGGAACTCGCAGTCGGCGGCTTTCGCGCAGGGCGTGAAGGCGGAGAGCAAGGACGTCAAGATCACCTATGCGGTGATCGGGCCAGCCGCCTACAGCGATGCGGCAGGCGGCAAGCGCGTCGCCGAAAGCGTCATCGCCTCGGGCGCCGATATCATTTTCGGCCAGGGCAACGGTTCGAGTTTCGGCATGCTGCAGGCGGTCGAGACGACCAAGGCCGCGGATGGCGGCAAGGTCTATTTCATCGACGTCATCGGTGACAAGTCGCCGATCGACAAGGGCTTCCTGCTGTCGTCGGTGGTGTGGAACATCGAGCCGGTCTACGCCGCGATGATCGCCGATCTCAAGGCCGACACTTTCGGCACCAAGCATTACGGCATCGGCCTCAAGGACGATTCCGTGAAACTGCTGAAGACGGCCGCCATCCCGGACAAGGTCTGGTCCGAGATCCAGGCGGTGCGCGAGGACGTCATCTCCGGCAAGATCAAGGTCGAGCCGGTCTATGACGCGGCCGCCGTCAGGGCGTTGATGACAAGCGTCGCCAAGTAA
- the fhmpcd1 gene encoding 5-formyl-3-hydroxy-2-methylpyridine 4-carboxylate 5-dehydrogenase: MIQRIAIIGLGTMGPGMAARLARGDLQVTAYDVAPAAIERARAMLGTAEGVLDALGIAPPPAGVGTVRFTDDLGEAVSGADLIIENVPENIVVKADVYRAIDGLIASDTIVASDTSGIPITQLQAHISHPERMVGMHWSNPPHIIPMIEVIAGEKTAPQTVATIRDLIRSIGLLPVVVKKDVPGFVENRVLYALLREAVDLVERGVIEPEDLDTCVSWGIGYKIAVVGPMALLDMAGLDIYKSVSSFLNADLSNRDDVAPMVLEKTGASKLGIKSGEGMFSYTPEQTKALQADRARKLVAVRRILEGRE, translated from the coding sequence ATGATCCAGCGTATCGCCATCATCGGTCTGGGTACTATGGGACCAGGCATGGCCGCCCGGCTCGCCAGAGGCGACCTTCAGGTGACCGCCTATGATGTGGCCCCGGCAGCGATCGAGCGCGCACGCGCCATGCTGGGCACTGCGGAGGGCGTTCTCGACGCCCTGGGCATCGCGCCGCCGCCGGCAGGCGTTGGAACGGTTCGGTTCACCGACGATCTCGGCGAGGCAGTCTCAGGCGCCGACCTTATCATCGAAAACGTTCCCGAAAACATTGTGGTCAAGGCCGATGTCTATCGCGCCATCGACGGCCTGATCGCATCGGACACGATCGTTGCATCGGACACCTCGGGCATTCCGATCACCCAACTACAGGCGCATATCTCGCATCCAGAGCGCATGGTGGGGATGCATTGGTCGAACCCGCCGCACATCATCCCGATGATCGAGGTCATCGCCGGCGAGAAGACGGCGCCGCAGACCGTGGCGACGATCCGCGACCTGATCCGCTCGATCGGCCTGCTGCCGGTGGTGGTGAAGAAAGACGTTCCGGGCTTCGTCGAGAACCGCGTACTCTACGCGCTGTTGCGCGAGGCGGTCGACCTCGTCGAACGCGGCGTCATCGAACCGGAAGATCTCGACACCTGCGTCTCCTGGGGCATCGGCTACAAGATCGCCGTCGTCGGTCCGATGGCGCTGCTCGATATGGCGGGGCTGGATATCTACAAATCCGTCTCGTCCTTCCTGAACGCCGACCTTTCCAATCGCGACGACGTGGCGCCGATGGTGCTGGAGAAAACCGGCGCTTCGAAGCTCGGCATCAAGTCGGGCGAAGGCATGTTCTCCTACACGCCAGAGCAGACAAAGGCCCTGCAAGCCGACCGGGCGCGCAAGCTCGTCGCGGTGCGGCGCATCCTGGAAGGCCGGGAGTAG
- a CDS encoding ABC transporter ATP-binding protein, which yields MRIDTIRAAGDRPAHFRHDDLIAVKGVSVVYARQLVLQNIDLSVPKGSFVSLIGPSGCGKSTLLKVLAGLVEPTSGSVSIAGLSPVEAARKRMIGVVFQDANLLPWKNAVDNASMLLGIADKSLSRAELRARGQEMLELVGLGDSAHKRPNELSGGMRQRVAIARALALDPAVLLMDEPFGALDAITRDSMGQSLLEIWQRTGKTIVLVTHSIDEAIHLSRHVHALGIKPGRITGSIDIGLPYPRDLAVTEDPEFVRLVVQLRTMLRASHQPGDAS from the coding sequence ATGCGCATTGACACGATCCGGGCCGCCGGCGACAGGCCGGCTCACTTCCGCCATGACGACCTTATCGCCGTCAAGGGCGTGTCCGTGGTCTACGCCCGGCAGCTGGTGCTCCAGAACATCGATCTTTCGGTGCCGAAGGGATCGTTCGTCTCGCTGATCGGCCCTTCCGGTTGCGGCAAGAGCACCTTGCTCAAGGTGCTGGCCGGGCTGGTGGAGCCGACAAGCGGTAGCGTTTCGATCGCCGGGCTTTCGCCGGTCGAGGCGGCGCGCAAGCGCATGATCGGCGTTGTCTTCCAGGACGCCAACCTGTTGCCGTGGAAGAACGCCGTCGACAATGCGTCCATGCTGCTCGGCATCGCCGACAAATCGCTTTCGCGCGCCGAGCTTCGGGCACGCGGCCAGGAGATGCTGGAACTGGTGGGGCTTGGCGATTCCGCCCACAAGCGTCCGAACGAATTGTCGGGTGGCATGCGGCAGCGGGTGGCCATCGCTCGGGCCCTGGCGCTCGACCCAGCCGTGCTTTTGATGGACGAGCCCTTCGGCGCGCTCGACGCCATCACCCGCGACTCGATGGGCCAGTCGCTGCTGGAGATCTGGCAGCGCACCGGCAAGACGATCGTGCTCGTGACCCATTCGATCGACGAGGCCATTCACCTCTCGCGCCATGTGCACGCCCTGGGCATCAAGCCCGGTCGGATCACCGGCAGCATCGATATCGGCCTGCCCTATCCGCGCGACCTGGCGGTAACGGAAGACCCGGAATTCGTCAGGTTGGTGGTCCAGCTTCGCACGATGCTGCGCGCCAGCCATCAACCGGGAGACGCGTCGTGA
- a CDS encoding ABC transporter substrate-binding protein — protein MLRRSFIKAATLVAFAGALGFSGAAQAADKVNVQLDWVVRGNHAMFFVGKEKGFFAKNDIDLADIRKGSGSPDAMRLVGNENADFGFGDLPTLTVARSQNVPVVAVAAVNQHSPLAIISLAKTVKLTKPADLKGLTIGIHPAGSTYIFFKGFLAANGLTEKDMTLNSVSPPYESYLLLGRVQTVVGYVDAEVPELEAKAGGPGSLSIMMGADHGWKAYGSGLFTSEKMIKDKPDVVRRFVKAYREAFDYVVAHPEEAAEITAKAAPGYADKKAVLLAQINADIASTFTSPETKEHGLGWMAKAQWEETLKTLTDQGVLKTALSADDVFTDKFLAKE, from the coding sequence ATGCTAAGACGCTCTTTTATCAAAGCAGCCACGCTTGTGGCGTTTGCCGGTGCGCTTGGCTTCTCCGGCGCGGCGCAGGCGGCGGACAAGGTCAATGTCCAGCTCGACTGGGTGGTGCGCGGCAACCACGCCATGTTCTTCGTGGGCAAGGAAAAAGGCTTCTTCGCCAAGAACGACATCGACCTGGCCGATATCCGCAAGGGTTCTGGTTCGCCAGACGCCATGCGGCTGGTCGGCAATGAGAACGCGGATTTCGGCTTCGGCGATCTTCCCACGCTCACCGTCGCCCGGTCGCAGAATGTCCCGGTCGTGGCGGTGGCAGCCGTCAACCAGCATTCGCCGCTGGCGATCATCTCGCTCGCCAAGACGGTGAAGCTCACCAAGCCGGCCGATCTCAAGGGCCTCACCATCGGCATTCATCCAGCCGGGTCGACCTACATCTTCTTCAAGGGCTTTCTGGCCGCCAACGGTCTGACCGAGAAGGACATGACGCTGAACAGCGTGTCGCCGCCCTATGAAAGCTACCTGCTCCTGGGGCGGGTCCAGACTGTGGTCGGCTATGTCGATGCGGAGGTTCCCGAACTGGAAGCCAAGGCAGGCGGTCCGGGTTCGCTCAGCATCATGATGGGCGCCGACCATGGCTGGAAGGCTTACGGCTCCGGCCTGTTCACCTCGGAGAAGATGATCAAGGACAAGCCCGATGTCGTGCGCCGCTTCGTCAAGGCCTACCGGGAAGCCTTCGACTATGTCGTTGCCCATCCGGAAGAGGCCGCCGAGATCACGGCCAAGGCGGCACCCGGCTACGCGGACAAGAAGGCCGTGCTGCTGGCACAGATCAACGCCGACATCGCCTCGACGTTCACCAGCCCCGAAACCAAGGAACACGGTCTCGGCTGGATGGCGAAGGCGCAATGGGAGGAAACCCTGAAGACGCTCACCGATCAGGGCGTGCTCAAGACAGCGCTGTCGGCGGACGATGTCTTCACCGACAAATTCCTGGCCAAGGAATAG
- the pldA gene encoding 4-pyridoxolactonase produces MSDTKVYLLDGGSLVLDGYHVFWNRGPGGEVRFPVYSILIEHAEGRFLIDTGYDYDHVMKVLPFEKPIQEKHQTIPGALALLGLEPKDIDVVVNSHFHFDHCGGNKYFPHAKKICHRSEVPQACNPQPFEHLGYSDLSFSAEAAEARGATSQLLEGTTRANSTFEGIDGDIELAKGVKLISTPGHSIGHYSLLVEFPRRKPIMFTIDAAYTQKSLETLCQAAFHIDPVAGVNSMRKVQKLAEDHGAELMYSHDMDNFKTYKTGTQFYG; encoded by the coding sequence ATGTCGGATACCAAGGTTTACCTGCTCGACGGCGGCTCGCTCGTCCTCGACGGCTATCACGTGTTCTGGAATCGCGGCCCGGGCGGCGAAGTCCGCTTTCCGGTCTATTCTATCCTGATCGAGCATGCCGAGGGCCGTTTCCTCATCGACACCGGCTATGACTACGATCACGTCATGAAGGTGCTGCCCTTCGAGAAGCCGATCCAGGAAAAGCACCAGACCATTCCCGGCGCGCTGGCACTTCTCGGGCTTGAGCCGAAGGACATCGACGTCGTCGTCAACTCGCACTTCCACTTCGACCATTGCGGCGGCAACAAATATTTTCCGCATGCCAAGAAGATCTGCCACCGTTCGGAGGTGCCGCAGGCTTGCAATCCGCAGCCCTTCGAGCATCTCGGCTACTCGGATCTGAGCTTCTCGGCAGAGGCGGCAGAGGCGCGCGGCGCGACCTCGCAATTGCTGGAAGGCACGACGCGCGCCAACTCGACCTTCGAGGGCATCGACGGCGACATTGAGCTCGCCAAGGGTGTCAAGCTGATCTCGACGCCCGGCCATTCGATCGGCCACTACAGCCTGCTGGTCGAGTTCCCCAGGCGCAAGCCGATCATGTTCACGATTGACGCCGCCTATACGCAGAAGAGCCTCGAAACGCTCTGCCAGGCGGCCTTCCATATCGACCCGGTCGCGGGTGTCAATTCGATGCGCAAAGTGCAGAAGCTGGCCGAGGATCACGGCGCCGAGCTGATGTACTCGCACGACATGGACAACTTCAAAACCTACAAAACCGGCACGCAGTTCTACGGCTGA